TGTCGCCGTCGTAGCCGATGGTTACCTGGGTCTTACCGTCGGGCCGCAGCCCGTCGACTATGCCCTGTTTACGCACATATGCCAGGCGTTCGGCCAGGCGGTGGGCCAGGTGAATCGGCAGCGGCATGAGTTCGGCGGTGTCAGTGCAGGCATAACCGAACATGAGTCCCTGATCGCCGGCGCCCTGGAAGTCGAGCGGGTCGAGGTCGGCGGTGTCGTCACGCACCTCAAGGGCCTTGTCCACGCCGGCAGCGATATCGGGTGACTGCTGGCCGATTGAGACCGACACGCCGCAGGAGGCGCCATCGAAGCAGACCTGGGAGGAGGTGTAGCCGATGGAGACGATCTCATTGCGGACAATGTCCGGGATCTCCACATAGGCGCTGGTACTCACCTCTCCGGCCACGTGTACGAGTCCGGTTGTGACCATGGTTTCGACTGCGACATGAGCTGCAGGATCCTGGGTGAGAATCGCATCCAGGATGGCGTCGGAGATGCGGTCGCAAATCTTGTCCGGGTGGCCCTCAGTGACCGACTCGGAGGTGAAAGGGCGTAGGCGGGATCTCACCCCCCAAGGGTACCGGCGCGCGCCCGCACTGAGCGCACAGGCCGACGGTGCGCACATGTGGCAAGCCTTACTGCCGGTCCATGCTGCTGCGCAGTCGGTCACTGATCAATGCGACCAGCGCATCGGCGACCTCCCGCTTGGTGCCCTGTGCGCGAGCGACCTCCTGCCCGGAGGCGTCCAGCACCACCACCGCATTGGGCACATCGCCGAAGCCGCGATCGGCTCCGACGGCGTTTACGGCCAGCAGATCGGCTCCCTTGCGGCGGGCCTTGACGACGCCGTGGGCCAGCACGTCGCCGTGCGCATCCCCGGTTTCGGCGGCGAAGCCAACCACTAGGACGGTCCGGTCATCCCTGCGCGGAGGGTCGGTGACCAGTTCGGCCAGGATATCGGGATTCTCCACCAGGGTGATCGTGGGGCCGGCCGCGCCCTCATCGGGCCGCACGGAGGTATCCAGGAGACGCTTCTTGAGTTTGAATCCGGCGACATCGGCGGGGCGATAATCCGCGACCGCCGCCGCCATCACCACGGCATCGGCATCGGCGGCCGCTGCACGCACCGCATCGCGCAACTGGAGGGCGGTGGAGACGGCAACCACCTGTACCTGGGGCGGCAGTTCGTCCAACACATTCGACTCCACGTGTGCGGACACCAGGGTTACACGGGCGCCGCGGGCGGCGGCGGCCGCGGCGACGGCGCCACCCTGACGACCGGAGGATCGATTCCCCAGGTAGCGCACCGGGTCCAGCGGTTCACGGGTGCCGCCGGCGGACACCACGATGTGGCGGCCAGCCAGATCGCCGTTGGAGGAGCCGTCGGCCAACACGGACAGGGCGCGGGCAATGATCTGTTCGGGCTCGGGCAGACGCCCGGCCCCGTATCCAGTGCCGGTCAGCGGCCCCGAATCGGGGTCGATGATGGTCACGCCGCGGCGCCGCAGGGTGGCCACGTTCTCACGTGTGGCCGGGTGGTTCCACATCTGGGTGTGCATCGCCGGAGCCATCACCACCGGGGCGGTGGTTGTCAGCAGGGTGGCGGTCAGCAGGTCGTCGGCGCGGCCGGCGGCGGCGCGGGCCAGCAGGTCGGCAGAGGCCGGGGCCACCAGGACCAGTTCAGCCCACTCCCCCGTCTCCACATGGGCGACGGCGGCGGGGTCCTCAAAAACACCGGACTGCACAGGAGCGCCGGTGACGGCGGCCAGCGCCGGGGCGCCGATGAAACGCAGCGCAGCCGGCGTGGGAACGGTGCGTACCTCATGCCCGGCCGCCCGCAGCGATCGGATCACCGACGGCGCCTTGTAGGCGGCGATGGAACCGGAGACCCCTACGACCACGCGGCGCGCCCGGGTGGGGTGGGCCCTGCGGGCGCGGTTGTCAGAACTGGATGTCATCCAGGCCGGTGCCGCCCACGGACTCTTCGGAACCGCCCAAGTCAATAGGGCCGTCCAGCTGGATGTCTGAGAACATGTCCGCCTCGGCGGCGCGGCGGGCCTCCTCGGCCTCGGCGCGACGCGCACGGGCCTCATCACCGGAGATCACCTGGAGCTTGTCCTCGGCGACCTCACGCAGAGCGATGCTCAGGGCCTTGTCCTCATTGTCGGCCTCTACCAGGGGGCCGAAGTACTCGAACTGGTTGTCCTCCAGCTGCTGGTTGTAGCTGTTGATCTGCCGAGCGCGCTTGGCGGCCTCCACCACCAGCCCGTACTTGGAGTCGACCTTCTCCAGAAGATCGTCAATGGGAGGGTTGGTGATTCCCTCGGGATCAGCGGAGGTTCCGAGCATGTGCTTGTCTCCCAATGTGTTTAGTGCCGGTTCAGGAGCGGCCACTGCGGGGTGCGCAGGCACCCGGTGCCGTAGCGCCGCGAGCACCCCAGTCTAGCGGCTCAAGCCGAGTACTTCCTCAAGCTGGTCCGTGGCACGTGCCACGGAGTCGTTGACAATGATGTGGTCGAATTCATCGGCGGCGGCCAACTCCACTCTGGCAGTGTCTAGACGCCGAGCACGTTCAGCGGGTGCCTCGGTTCCGCGCCCGATGAGCCGGGCGACCAGCTCCTCCCAGCTCGGCGGGGCGATGAAGACCAGCCGCGCCTGGGGCATGGCGGCACGAACCTGCCGTGCACCGTCCAGGTCGATCTCCAGTACGGCCGGTTCACCGGCGTCGAGCCGTTCCTGCACCGGGCGGCGGGGGGTGCCGTAGCGGTGGGTACCGTGCACCAGCGCCCATTCCAGCATCTGACCGGACGCGACCAGGTGGTCAAACTCCGCATCGGAAACGAAGTGGTAATGAACACCGTCCCGCTCCCCGGGGCGAGGGGGCCGAGTAGTGGCTGACACCGACACGAACAGGTCGGGATGGCGGCGACGCAACTCGGTTACGACAGTGCCCTTCCCCACGGCGGTAGGACCGGCGATCACGGTGAGTCGGGCGGGCGGCACCTGGGCTACGGTCATGGACCCATCATGCCCCCTCGGGCACCGGTCAGCCGAAGCGGCGCACGAGTTCGGCGCGCTGCCGGGGACCCAGCCCCCGCACACGCCGAC
This genomic stretch from Actinomyces qiguomingii harbors:
- the rpoZ gene encoding DNA-directed RNA polymerase subunit omega, which produces MLGTSADPEGITNPPIDDLLEKVDSKYGLVVEAAKRARQINSYNQQLEDNQFEYFGPLVEADNEDKALSIALREVAEDKLQVISGDEARARRAEAEEARRAAEADMFSDIQLDGPIDLGGSEESVGGTGLDDIQF
- the coaBC gene encoding bifunctional phosphopantothenoylcysteine decarboxylase/phosphopantothenate--cysteine ligase CoaBC — translated: MTSSSDNRARRAHPTRARRVVVGVSGSIAAYKAPSVIRSLRAAGHEVRTVPTPAALRFIGAPALAAVTGAPVQSGVFEDPAAVAHVETGEWAELVLVAPASADLLARAAAGRADDLLTATLLTTTAPVVMAPAMHTQMWNHPATRENVATLRRRGVTIIDPDSGPLTGTGYGAGRLPEPEQIIARALSVLADGSSNGDLAGRHIVVSAGGTREPLDPVRYLGNRSSGRQGGAVAAAAAARGARVTLVSAHVESNVLDELPPQVQVVAVSTALQLRDAVRAAAADADAVVMAAAVADYRPADVAGFKLKKRLLDTSVRPDEGAAGPTITLVENPDILAELVTDPPRRDDRTVLVVGFAAETGDAHGDVLAHGVVKARRKGADLLAVNAVGADRGFGDVPNAVVVLDASGQEVARAQGTKREVADALVALISDRLRSSMDRQ
- the gmk gene encoding guanylate kinase gives rise to the protein MTVAQVPPARLTVIAGPTAVGKGTVVTELRRRHPDLFVSVSATTRPPRPGERDGVHYHFVSDAEFDHLVASGQMLEWALVHGTHRYGTPRRPVQERLDAGEPAVLEIDLDGARQVRAAMPQARLVFIAPPSWEELVARLIGRGTEAPAERARRLDTARVELAAADEFDHIIVNDSVARATDQLEEVLGLSR